From a region of the Solanum stenotomum isolate F172 chromosome 2, ASM1918654v1, whole genome shotgun sequence genome:
- the LOC125856813 gene encoding agamous-like MADS-box protein AGL62 → MTRRISKGHQRVDMVKIKNARNLGVTFSKRRAGLFKKACELCTLCGAEIAIVMFSPDGKVFSFGHPSVDTLVERFLGRNLPPPNNDFHNQQIVALREAGIRELNTKLMNLEGVLQMEKNRGESLREIRKRADGVWWESPMEELNLFQLQHLKKALEILKQMVEKEAQMVNNNAFPFQTLGSAWTPHNCAS, encoded by the coding sequence ATGACAAGAAGAATTAGCAAGGGTCATCAAAGGGTTGACATGGTGAAAATAAAGAATGCTAGAAACTTAGGAGTTACGTTTTCTAAGCGACGTGCTGGTCTGTTCAAAAAGGCTTGTGAACTTTGTACGCTATGTGGTGCTGAAATTGCCATTGTTATGTTTTCCCCGGACGGTAAAGTTTTCTCCTTTGGTCACCCTAGCGTGGACACGTTGGTGGAGAGATTCCTTGGGAGGAACCTCCCTCCACCAAATAACGATTTCCACAATCAACAAATCGTGGCTCTTAGAGAAGCTGGTATTCGTGAGCTCAATACCAAGCTTATGAACCTCGAGGGAGTTCTCCAGATGGAGAAAAATCGCGGAGAATCCCTTCGAGAAATTAGGAAGAGAGCTGATGGTGTATGGTGGGAATCTCCCATGGAAGAACTTAACTTATTCCAACTTCAACACTTGAAGAAGGCATTGGAAATTCTGAAGCAAATGGTTGAAAAAGAGGCACAAATGGTGAATAATAATGCATTCCCATTTCAGACATTGGGAAGTGCCTGGACTCCTCATAATTGTGCTAGCTAA